Genomic window (Takifugu rubripes chromosome 1, fTakRub1.2, whole genome shotgun sequence):
GGCATGCTGGAAAAGCCACATCCTTTTGTCAAACATCACTGCATCCAAAATGATGCTGGCTTAATGCTGAATGCCTCCACACATACATTGACATATGGCAAGAATCCATGGTGTTAGAGCTGATACTACTGTGACATGACAATTGATAGCAGATATGTTGCTGAAaacctttatttgcatttaaaaaaacaaaacaaaacatagaTTCTTAGAGGCCTGGATataggggggtgggggtggggtggggtgtcaCCACTGGGTAGTTTCCCCCTTCTTGTTTTCTCTGTCTTGTTCTTGCTCTtcgttttctttatttctggtTGTGATGTACCTGTGTTGTTTTCTGCTGTACTTATTTACATTTGAAAATTACATTTGAGCATGGAAAGACAAACAGCCAGTCACATTTACAATCTTCCCTAAAGACACTGTGGATTAGCCATTCCACCCTCTTCCCCAAATGCATGTTTTTTGAATATGGGAGGAAACCGGAGTTCGCGGTGAGAAACCAGGGTGACACAGAAAGAACATGGAAATTTCACACAGAAATGACATTTGAACCCTGCTGGGAGGTAACAGTAATAACCACTGCAAAACTGATTCATCACTGTGCCACTTTTTTCTTTATGAAACAGGAATAGGGGGAAGGAATTGTTGCTACATGAAAATATTTATCTTGTGGCCAAGCAAAAATCTTTTACATGATTGTCTTATCTTTGGTAAGTTAAAACCATACAAGAATGGGGTGATCATTGGTTGGATAAGGAGGAGGTATATAGATAGAATAATCCGTAACTTATCTGGTATCACTGCAGCATCAATCCTGGACtctgaaaagtgaaaaaggGTGCCAAGAAACATGTTTGACAATGAGACAATCTGAGGAGTGCAGGTGGAGACGGCTTTCTGTGTATTTTCCTTTGAGGCATTGAGACAAACACCCATAATTTTCACATATGAGAATGAAATAAGACTAAATGGGACAACTATTGtcaaaaatgcaaatatcagATCCGATATTTTGTCAATTGCTGAAACTGAACAAGCTAGTTGGATTATTAAATGGTAGTCACAGAACACTTTGTTGATGACATTTCCACAAAAGTCCAGATGGAtaaaaaatgagaataaaaccaaaaaattCATAACTGAATACCCCCACACACCTAAAATAATCTTACACACTCTCTCCGTGTTCATAATGAGACTGTATTGTAAAGGATAGCAGATAGCAACGTACCTGTCGTAGGCCATGGCTGCTAAACTGCAAAACTCAAGTGATGCAGATGTGTAAATAtaacacatctgcaggaaacaccaGGGCACGGTGACTTTGTGAGTATCTGAAAGCATTTGAGACAACATAAGAGGATACAGTGATGTGCTGCCGCTTATTTCATTCACAAATAAATGACACACGAAGATGTACATGGGCTCATGCAGCCTTTTGTCCTTGTAAATAATCAGAATTAAAACCGAATTCACCATCCAAATTGACATAAACCAGAAGAGCATGATGCCAAAATACACATATTTCAACTCTCCAGTATCACCGTAGGCTGCAAGCACAAAATACATGGTCTCAGTTTTGTTCTCCATCTTTCACTCATGTGTCACATAGAAACTCAGAGCTTAGCAGTTCATCTAGTCCAGCAATGATGATGTTCCTTATTTCCTCACACAATACCCCAGTCCAGGATTATACCTCCAATAGAGTTTTCTAAGAAACAATTTCATTGATTCTCCCCATTGTACAGTTTCATACTCAGCAAAgacattttcataaaaataaaatagatacTATACTGTTtataatgtaaaacaaaaattaGAATTCAGATGTTTTAAAGCTTTCCCAACACGTGAGTAATCAATGGTCTCTGTATGGCGCTCTCAGCTGGGCAGGACAAAGGTTTCCTCTGATTTTGTACTTTTACTGATGTGGGCTGGACAAAACCGCAGAAGTGATCTGCATATTCCACTTCTATGGGTGAATTTAGAAGATTACATACCTATAATCATTATTACAGTTCCATTTTAGCAACCTGATGATCTAAAAGCTACATTTATAAGTAACAATACAATAGGCGCCATGACAACTATGCTACCAGACAACTTTACCTTCCAAACTATATATCAACAACTACAACAAATAGTTATTTTAAGTGTTAAGCACCACACTGATCAGCATATAAAATGAGATGAACTGTGGTTATTGAAAGAACACTAAATCCAAGACTGAGACTAGCAGCCTGGAAAGAAGACCAATAACTGACTGTAAACTTGGACTTGCACTTACatccaatgttccctctaagctgcgcaCTTGCGCAATtgcgcactgcttgcacatagAAAAactatgcagcgcacaaaataaaattcaacagaaacgtattaattaatatctaattttagaactgatataatctagttaattagaccagtaatattgttttctttattgttttttgctGCCAATCatagcattgacagtgtttgcgtatgtgctctgcctttactcgccgtgcacgttagctagctaacaacagtgcagcggaattaagagacgcaaatgctaatcccttatcatggcgaaacgaacggacagagacacatccactcatcaagccaaagtaaaaaagaaatgcggttcttttaagCTGGAATGGCTGTCGAAGTATGtacaaatagaagaacaagcggtgaaactgagtgactcttcctatggttaaagcaggactctcatATATAACATAGTACACGTCTCATGAACAAGAagatttttgcctttttcattttatgtgcttctgtcatttgattcttttaataagccatgtaacttgctatgatccaaggtcTTGAACAAACCTGATACTggtgtggccacagcgtacccatctgatgttgctcacagtggtcctcagtgtgctcagggagcttgtgtgtctgctcagacacatgaaaaattagagggaacattgcttACATCCACAGAGTCTtcccaaccaaccaaccaaccaacaaccaatctttatttatatagcatctgttacaatacaAATTGTTTACAATACAATTGTTGGCGCTTTACAGAATtttagggcctgacccccaccaagcaacagtggcaaggaaaaactcccctttaacaggaagaaaccttgagcaagacAAGGCTCAGATAGGgggaacctcctgctgatggccggctgggtagagagagaggagaagggggaggacacgtagaggagagaataggtagaacaaagtaatacattatattaattaaaataagctgccggtagagtcgggttgggtgggtcagcggggttggaggtcagtaggtcagtaaACGGCTTATGAAGGCgtcgatacctgtagatgaatgggggggggtgcagagaaaCTACTAAACTACTAAATAATatcactgatctacttggtgaggagaggagaggagaggagaggagaggagaggagaggagaggagaggagaggagaggagaggagaccatgacccagtggggtgacagaggcctgtcaggtgatcatgtttctggaccccggaagtctcggcctatagcagcataactaagatgttaacctaatgattagacgaccccctaagtatgatcatttgtctgtctaggataataactgaaactacagaattagtgataataagctttaaaaagagggaccaccaccccggtctgccaatccagcggcactgcccccgacgtccacgcgatgttgcacagtcgagtcaaccacgacagccctacaacatccagagccctaaggaactctgggtggatctcatccaccgaggagttttttgactacctcggcaacttcagccccagagatatgagagcctatccccaggtcctacttcctcactggaaggcgtgttggtgggattgaggaggtcctcgaagtattccttccaccgatccacaacatcccaatgtgaggtcagcagcacaccatcaccactatacacagtgttgacagtgcactgcttccccttcctcagatgcctgatggtggtccagaacctttttgagGCCATCcaaaagtcgttctccatggcctcaccgaactcttcccctgcccgtcgcctctcaccatcggcaactccagagtggtagagagtccaacccctctcgagaagactggttccagagcacttgccgtgcgtcgaggtgaggccaactatatctagtcggaacttctcaacctcgcgcaccaactcaggctcctttcccaccagagaggtgacattccatgtccctagagccagtttatgcagctgGGGATCAGACAGCCATGGTCCcagccttcggccgctacccaaaacacaatgcacccgacccccttggcccctcctgcaggtggtgagcccacgggaagggggtcccatgttgcctcttcgggctgtgcccgccGGACTCcgtgggcagaggtccggctaccaggcgctcgccaacgtgccccacccccaggcctggctccaggagggggccccggtgacccgcatccgggcaagggaaacttggcaccaatgttgtttttcatcatgagggggtcctgggctacgctttgtctgatccctcacctaggacctgtttgccatgggtggccctaccaggggcatatagccccagacaacggagctcctaggatcattgggacacgcaaaccgctccaccacgataaggtggtagcccaggaggggacCTCGACctgtaacacgaggaatatgataattaagatgggtaggaggagtacattcatttaagctaacatgctcctcctgaagccaggtctcagtaagacagaataaatcaatgtggtGATCGGCTACCAGGTCATGCACTAACAGGGAACGTGGAACGCAGAGTACCTCTACTATAGTGTTatatatgttattgttggtggatgagggttctacggaaacagcagagagatgagtaagactacaactctgcatcctggtctggaccctggtttgtcaggtcagtTTTGGTCAAATAAATttggccaagttactagaaatgagagaggcaccatcccggaggccagattggggaggggaccagagaatatctacggagtccgacattgtttttgcgtaaTTGCACACCGACtatatgttaattttggtgacctctgactgacgAAGCCAGGTGTCCTTTGCTCCGACGTGAACGTTATCGAATACATGTTTACTTCTCGtcagcagctttaaattggcttctgtgtcacccgctctggcccccggaatgcacctaactatggtcgctggagtcggcttcacgtagcgcaaaacagagtcgccaattgccagagtcggtttctcagcgggtgtgtcgccgagtggtgAAAAACGGTTAGCTACGGGAagtggttggtggtgcaccgtgggcctttggtttgggctatg
Coding sequences:
- the LOC115252489 gene encoding olfactory receptor 13C8, translated to MENKTETMYFVLAAYGDTGELKYVYFGIMLFWFMSIWMVNSVLILIIYKDKRLHEPMYIFVCHLFVNEISGSTSLYPLMLSQMLSDTHKVTVPWCFLQMCYIYTSASLEFCSLAAMAYDRYVAICYPLQYSLIMNTERVCKIILGVWGYSVMNFLVLFSFFIHLDFCGNVINKVFCDYHLIIQLACSVSAIDKISDLIFAFLTIVVPFSLISFSYVKIMGVCLNASKENTQKAVSTCTPQIVSLSNMFLGTLFHFSESRIDAAVIPDK